In Monomorium pharaonis isolate MP-MQ-018 chromosome 3, ASM1337386v2, whole genome shotgun sequence, a genomic segment contains:
- the LOC105833318 gene encoding THAP domain-containing protein 2: MPSCSAKNCRNRTEQGFRLFRFPADEKRKQIWIKQCVKYPKEYSRLCEFHFDDSQFENKRQDGRRKLKPNAIPTIFINEKNINEVLQDKTKVLQEETESSIGVLSKENIIDQKNIQHYNQSVPIDTETQTEVYNNVAFNTIQFSDKDGTIRQANEIKYLKKKLVETIKKNNELTLKFKREKLLRLKHDKAHKNLKKYMQYYLKNIEIPFLKEFKLGLTNQRANWSPQCLKLAMQIRYTVGWKAYLFLKKNLKLPLPSYSTLCRLRLT; this comes from the exons atgccAAGTTGTAGTGCGAAAAATTGTCGCAATCGTACAGAACAAGGATTTCGTCTATTTAGATTTCCTGCTGACGAAAAACGTAAACAAATTTGGATTAAACAGTGTGTTAAATATCCAAAAGAATATTCGAGGTTATGTGAG TTTCATTTTGATGATTctcaatttgaaaataaacgaCAGGATGGACGACGTAAATTAAAACCCAATGCCATtcctacaatttttataaatgaaaaaaatattaatgaagttTTACAAGATAAAACTAAAGTTTTACAAGAAGAAACTGAATCTTCTATAGGTGTTTTgtctaaagaaaatataattgatc aaaaaaatattcagcaTTATAATCAATCTGTGCCCATAGATACAGAAACTCAAACTGAAGTATATAACAATGTTGCATTTAATACTATACAATTTTCTGATAAAGATGGAACAATCAGACAAgctaatgaaattaaatatttaaaaaagaaattagttgaaacaataaaaaaaaataatgaacttacattaaaatttaaaagagaaaaactgTTAAGACTAAAACACGACAAAgcacacaaaaatttaaaaaaatatatgcagtattatttaaaaaacatagaaataccatttttgaaagaatttaaattaggGTTAACCAATCAACGAGCAAATTGGTCTCCACAATGCTTGAAACTGGCTATGCAAATAAGGTATACTG ttGGATGGaaagcatatttatttttaaagaaaaatttaaaattaccgTTGCCATCCTATTCCACTTTATGTAGGCTGCGGTTGACTTGA
- the LOC105828637 gene encoding ionotropic receptor 25a codes for MISGGGRSRVVAKICMLYVLTAAFTAYGVEDTTSNEKQKPAQSRPVNLFIINDAKNEAGNASVAAALKALGEKYPGHLGKVWSVQINDSDSSESLEAICNTWSSAISKGGSTVPDLILDITMANLGAETSSSFTAAMGVPTLSAQFGQEGDIYYWRDLDLDQKNYLIQVMPPSDLVPEAIRQLAIQLNITNAGILYDKNFIMNHKYKSLLLNVPTRHIINSLEKTIDNTKVQLSKLRDLDVINYFLLGDEGSISMLLDAGQSLSFTGRKYGWFILTLDEELWPSCACENITVLFLKPKSPMVNNENQAESIVRRSLPKPLITSAFYYDLTLLGVNAMKSALDNGDWPLAPRHIDCNSYDETNTPTRDLDFLGKLVATSKNYTPTYAGISWGKKNGEHHADFKMLAYMVNIERERITSKEESGEWQAGIEQPLQVTNEKIMNNTAVTNYRVIALQHPPFVMYNNKTGEWSGFCIDLLDAIRETVPFEYEIREVEDHEYGSLSDNGSWNGMMRELIEKRADIALSSLWVMAEREKVVDFTVPYYDLVGLTIMMQKTKPSTSLFKFLTVLENEVWLCILAAYFFTSFLMWMFDRWSPYSYQNNRDKYKDDEEKREFNLRECFWFCMTSLTPQGGGEAPKNLSGRLVAATWWLFGFIIIASYTANLAAFLTVSRLEIPIETLEDLSKQYKIQYAPIVNSPAYVYFQRMTDIETRFYEIWKDMSLNDSLSDVERAKLAVWDYPVSDKYTKMFQAMKEAGFPADIDEALRRVRRLGQYANNEFAFIEDASTIKYLVMTNCDLVQVGEEFSRKPYAIAVQQGSPLKDQFNNAILILLNKRRLERLKDKWWKNNPIRQTCDLENNQSDGISIHNIGGVFLVIFVGIVMACLTLAIEYWYYRHRAKVNELHQTSPPKTKLAKMIKPIRFDLHPAPAQTISQFRSRF; via the exons ATGATATCCGGAGGGGGCCGGAGTCGTGTCGTCGCCAAGATTTGCATGCTGTACGTTTTAACGGCGGCTTTCACGGCCTACGGAGTAGAAGACACGACGTCAAATGAGAAACAGAAACCAGCTCAGTCGAGACCGGTGAATCTTT ttataattaatgatgCGAAGAACGAAGCGGGAAATGCGAGCGTGGCCGCCGCATTGAAGGCTCTGGGGGAGAAGTATCCCGGTCATCTGGGCAAAGTTTGGTCCGTACAGATCAACGACAGCGATTCCAGCGAAAGTCTCGAGGCTATATGCAACACCTGGAGCTCGGCCATCAGTAAAGGCGGCTCGACCGTTCCGGATCTGATCCTGGACATAACGATGGCGAACCTGGGCGCCGAAACTTCAAGTTCCTTCACCGCGGCCATGGGAGTTCCAACGTTATCCGCCCAATTCGGTCAGGAGggtgatatttattattggagAGATCTCGATCTTGATCAAAAAAACTATCTGATCCAG GTAATGCCACCAAGCGACTTAGTGCCCGAGGCGATCCGTCAATTGGCGATCCAGTTGAACATCACCAATGCTGGCATCCTCTAcgacaaaaatttcattatgaACCACAAATACAAGAGTCTGTTGCTGAACGTGCCGACCAGACACATCATTAACAGTTTGGAGAAAACGATCGACAACACGAAGGTGCAGTTGTCGAAGTTGCGGGATTTGGACGTGATAAACTATTTCCTACTAGGCGACGAAGGTTCTATCAGCATGCTATTGGACGCCGGGCAATCGTTGAGCTTCACCGGACGAAAGTACGGCTGGTTTATTTTGACCCTGGACGAAGAATTGTGGCCGAGCTGCGCGTGCGAGAACATCACTGTGCTGTTCCTAAAGCCGAAATCACCAATGGTGAACAATGAAAATCAAGCTGAGTCTATTGTAAGGAGGTCACTCCCGAAACCGCTTATCACGTCGGCCTTTTATTACGATCTGACCCTGTTGGGCGTTAACGCGATGAAATCGGCCCTGGACAACGGCGACTGGCCTTTGGCACCTCGTCATATCGACTGCAACAGCTACGATGAGACCAACACGCCAACGAGAGATCTGGATTTCTTGGGTAAATTGGTGGCGACCTCGAAGAATTATACGCCGACGTACGCAGGCATCAGCTGGGGTAAGAAAAACGGAGAACATCACGCGGACTTTAAAATGTTGGCGTACATGGTGAACATCGAGCGGGAAAGAATTACGTCGAAGGAGGAAAGCGGAGAGTGGCAGGCGGGCATCGAGCAGCCCTTGCAG GTCACCAACGAGAAAATCATGAATAACACCGCAGTGACGAACTACAGGGTGATCGCTCTGCAGCATCCACCCTTCGTGATGTACAACAATAAAACCGGCGAGTGGTCCGGCTTCTGCATCGACCTGCTAGACGCGATTCGCGAGACCGTGCCGTTCGAATACGAGATACGCGAAGTGGAGGATCACGAGTACGGCTCGTTGAGTGATAATGGCAGCTGGAACGGAATGATGAGGGAGCTGATAGAAAAACGCGCCGACATCGCTTTGAGTTCGCTCTGGGTCATGGCAGAGCGTGAGAAAGTTGTGGACTTCACGGTGCCCTATTACGACCTGGTTGGCTTAACGATCATGATGCAGAAAACGAAGCCGTCGACGTCGCTTTTTAAATTCCTCACGGTGTTGGAGAATGAGGTCTGGCTCTGCATATTAGCGGCGTACTTCTTCACCAGCTTCCTCATGTGGATGTTCGACCGATGGTCGCCATACAGCTATCAAAATAATCGTGACAAGTACAAGGACGACGAGGAGAAGAGGGAGTTCAATCTCAGAGAATGCTTTTGGTTCTGTATGACCTCTTTGACCCCGCAGGGCGGCGGCGAGGCGCCGAAAAATTTATCGGGAAGACTGGTGGCAGCTACGTGGTGGCTCTTCGGGTTCATCATCATCGCGTCGTACACGGCTAACTTGGCGGCCTTCCTCACGGTATCCAGGCTCGAGATACCGATCGAGACCTTGGAGGATTTGAGCAAGCAGTACAAAATACAGTACGCGCCTATCGTGAACTCACCGGCGTATGTTTACTTCCAGAGGATGACGGACATTGAGACACGCTTTTACGA AATTTGGAAGGATATGAGTTTGAATGATAGCTTGTCGGATGTAGAAAGAGCGAAGCTAGCGGTCTGGGATTATCCTGTTAGTGACAagtatacaaaaatgtttcaagCTATGAAAGAGGCTGGATTTCCGGCCGACATCGACGAAGCTCTAAGGCGAGTTCGACGGCTAGGCCAGTATGCGAATAATGAATTCGCTTTCATCGAAGATGCTTCGACCATCAAGTATCTCGTCATGACAAATTGCGATTTGGTCCAGGTCGGAGAGGAATTTTCAAGGAAACCGTACGCTATCGCTGTCCAACAAGGCTCACCACTCAAGGATCAATTTAACAACGC AATCCTCATACTGTTGAACAAAAGAAGATTAGAAAGGTTGAAGGATAAATGGTGGAAGAATAATCCCATCAGGCAGACCTGTGATCTAGAAAATAATCAGAGCGATGGTATCAGTATTCATAATATCGGCGGTGTGTTTCTCGTAATTTTTGTGGGCATCGTCATGGCTTGTCTCACGTTAGCCATCGAGTACTGGTATTACCGACACCGTGCGAAAGTTAACGAATTACATCAGACCTCGCCTCCGAAAACAAAATTGGCGAAAATGATTAAACCGATTCGGTTTGACTTGCATCCTGCTCCTGCACAAACAATCTCGCAATTCAGATCAAGATTTTAA
- the LOC105828638 gene encoding uncharacterized protein LOC105828638: protein MRNPALHLVGIATSPGGGEVFGSRAEEELRQWLETRLDALGIDPVAYSRFVLSLLRRPDSALSPPEEAIELGRGTGRRIRARPKAKLPTHSDGEQRRAVVQCLTSAADDKYGVDALVDELCIKLKELEGGSSYDEQEDSMKSCDEPKTNLEALTPRDRALRYYAAFPALQSIKKTPVQKERKFANSNNNKTYGNNLHNKNNSSRNKKTRMSINIELQKAEEKESFGFAKSMEREREKELDQLKLAQLKAKFESLEALWNSVPGNAQDTASIWAAPTLSIPSGPLWPTDTTRTIFTLPTSDNGYATDTPNQESIVDESPPIPWDIDLISIEDNADECSNKDKTEYNINWIDSVTDGPWCWKGIDSNLSTSLYYHNVQTSDCFFPVASNKTPLGVCKESRSSLKVNSLPEPDEDLLTSARTHFRPIKDDGHWADGTTFPVNNTVERVAYRRSESGNLLYLPGGESPYMEYRENDATALPASTNLTLKFRVRQCDKSVQTEPIRSPVKRRILSEQDHFRYSPVGAEDAVLQEQENIEKDSFALDQLGWVQSSVPLHNDRKRRHSSSFGCQPLTTLRPLTL from the exons ATGAGGAACCCAGCCTTGCATTTGGTCGGGATAGCGACGTCCCCTGGAGGCGGTGAAGTCTTTGGCTCAAGGGCCGAGGAGGAGTTGCGCCAGTGGCTTGAGACACGCTTGGACGCATTGGGAATTGACCCAGTTGCGTACTCGCGATTTGTGCTCAGCCTATTGCGCCGCCCCGACTCGGCCCTAAGCCCTCCAGAAGAGGCAATTGAGTTAGGCAGAGGCACAGGACGTCGCATACGTGCCCGACCTAAAGCAAAGCTGCCAACACATAGTGACGGGGAACAACGACGAGCTGTTGTGCAATGTCTGACAAGTGCTGCTGATGac aaATATGGAGTAGATGCTCTAGTTGATGAATTGtgcataaaattgaaagaattagAAGGAGGAAGTTCGTATGATGAACAAGAAGACTCCATGAAATCTTGTGATGAGCCCAAAACGAATTTAGAAGCACTCACACCTCGTGACAGGGCTCTTAGATACTACGCAGCATTTCCAGCCTTGCAATCCATCAAGAAGACTCCTgtacagaaagagagaaaatttgcCAACAGCAACAACAATAAAACTTACGGAAATAATttgcacaataaaaataatagctcTCGCAATAAAAAGACTAGAATGTCTATC aacatCGAATTACAAAAAgcagaagagaaagagagttttGGATTTGCTAAATCAATGGAAcgggaaagagaaaaggaactagatcaattaaaattagcgCAATTAAAAGCAAAGTTTGAGAGCTTAGAGGCACTTTGGAATTCAGTACCAGGCAATGCACAGGACACAGCTTCGATATGGGCAGCTCCGACACTTTCTATTCCTTCTGGACCTCTTTGGCCCACAGACACTACCAGGACAATCTTCACCTTACCCACTTCAGATAACGGCTACGCTACTGACACACCAAACCAAGAATCAATTGTTGACGAATCACCGCCTATTCCTTGGGATATCGATTTAATCAGCATTGAGGATAATGCAGACGAATGTAgcaataaagataaaacag aatataatataaattggatTGATTCGGTTACGGATGGACCCTGGTGCTGGAAAGGAATTGACAGTAACTTATCTACAAGCTTGTATTATCACAACGTTCAGACAAGCGACTGTTTCTTTCCGGTAGCATCGAACAAAACTCCACTTGGAGTTTGCAAGGAATCTCGTTCGAGTCTGAAGGTAAACAGCCTTCCAGAACCAGACGAGGATCTACTGACTTCCGCACGTACTCACTTTCGTCCGATAAAGGACGATGGTCACTGGGCAGATGGGACAACGTTTCCTGTGAACAATACAGTAGAACGTGTTGCTTATCGCAGATCTGAGTCGGGAAATTTACTATACCTTCCTGGCGGAGAAAGCCCTTACATGGAGTACCGGGAGAATGACGCAACGGCTTTGCCCGCGTCTACGAATTTAACGCTGAAGTTTCGGGTACGTCAGTGTGACAAGAGCGTCCAAACTGAGCCCATACGATCTCCGGTCAAACGCCGCATTCTCTCCGAACAAGATCATTTTCGTTATTCTCCGGTTGGAGCTGAAGATGCCGTTTTACAAGagcaagaaaatattgaaaaagattCTTTTGCTTTGGATCAACTTGGCTGGGTACAGTCAAGTGTACCTCTGCACAATGATAGAAAAAG AAGGCACAGTAGCAGCTTCGGATGCCAGCCGCTGACGACTTTGCGTCCGTTGACCTTGTGA